In Pseudobacter ginsenosidimutans, the following are encoded in one genomic region:
- a CDS encoding MutS-related protein has protein sequence MFLLTDEQTIEDLRLFAKRERNGIYDIYNNTSTRGGEMMLEKMFRNPLASLDAINKRAGIIASFAKQLTQFPFDSSTLDSVEKYLAYSDNENSGQKWTPGEKEINAGVTALIELLHAVRNFLANGAIVQVPMMEEERKKILQLLLDPALEPVFNEKPGNKISFGAVTAFDILMRVKEKDKIMAVLNFIYLLDVYISVAQVANKRGFVFPVAHPRGSNVLKVQGVYHPELKHPVANDLTMHANKSVVFLTGANMAGKSTFLRAFSTAVYVAHMGFPVAAKSLDFSVMDGVLTTINLPDNLGVGASHFYAEVLRVKKVASELGAGKSLFVLFDELFRGTNVKDAHEGTVAVTKAFAGKKDSLFLISSHIVEAGDELKQKPNIGFHYLPTRMNGTVPEYTYTLEEGITDDRHGMIIIRNEGILESLATGKKK, from the coding sequence ATGTTCCTGCTAACGGATGAGCAAACCATTGAAGATCTCCGGCTGTTCGCCAAACGTGAACGGAATGGTATCTATGATATCTACAATAATACTTCCACGCGGGGTGGGGAAATGATGCTGGAAAAAATGTTCAGGAACCCGCTGGCCAGCCTGGATGCCATCAACAAACGGGCGGGCATCATTGCCTCCTTTGCAAAACAACTAACGCAGTTTCCTTTTGATTCTTCTACACTGGACAGCGTAGAAAAATACCTCGCTTATAGTGATAATGAGAATTCCGGTCAAAAATGGACACCCGGTGAAAAAGAGATCAATGCAGGCGTAACAGCGCTGATAGAGCTCCTGCATGCAGTGAGGAATTTCCTGGCAAACGGCGCCATTGTACAGGTGCCCATGATGGAAGAAGAAAGAAAGAAGATCCTTCAACTCTTGCTGGACCCGGCACTGGAACCGGTATTCAATGAAAAGCCCGGTAACAAGATCTCATTTGGCGCAGTAACGGCTTTTGATATATTGATGCGGGTGAAAGAAAAGGACAAGATCATGGCCGTCCTGAATTTCATTTACCTGCTGGATGTATATATATCCGTGGCCCAGGTGGCTAATAAAAGAGGATTTGTATTTCCGGTTGCCCATCCCCGTGGCAGCAATGTTTTGAAAGTGCAGGGAGTTTACCATCCGGAACTGAAACACCCTGTAGCCAATGACCTGACCATGCATGCAAACAAATCAGTGGTATTCCTCACAGGGGCTAATATGGCCGGTAAGTCAACTTTCTTACGCGCATTCAGTACAGCAGTTTACGTAGCGCATATGGGGTTTCCGGTAGCTGCGAAATCACTGGATTTTTCAGTGATGGATGGCGTGCTCACTACCATTAACCTTCCTGATAACCTGGGTGTCGGCGCTTCTCACTTCTACGCTGAAGTGCTGCGGGTAAAGAAAGTGGCATCGGAACTGGGTGCCGGTAAATCCTTGTTTGTATTGTTTGATGAATTGTTTAGAGGAACGAATGTGAAGGATGCGCATGAAGGCACCGTAGCGGTTACAAAGGCTTTTGCAGGTAAGAAGGATAGTTTGTTTTTGATCTCCTCGCATATTGTTGAAGCAGGTGATGAATTGAAGCAAAAGCCGAATATCGGTTTCCATTATTTGCCTACGCGCATGAATGGCACAGTTCCCGAATATACCTATACGCTAGAGGAAGGCATTACCGATGACCGGCATGGTATGATCATCATCCGGAATGAGGGGATCCTGGAATCACTGGCAACAGGTAAGAAGAAATGA
- a CDS encoding ABC transporter ATP-binding protein encodes MSIVLKVENLSHRYATAWAIRDINFEISQNGVIGLLGSNGAGKSTTMNIICGVLNQTEGEVYINGINKREDPRLAKKQLGFLPQTPPVYMDFTVNEYLTYAADLRFIEKTKVKQSVAEVMDRTGISHFSSRLIKNLSGGYRQRVGIAQAIIHKPSIVILDEPTTGLDPNQIIEARKLIKEIAQDHTILLSSHVLSEINLLCRDIIMIESGRMVFSDSMDSFNNYIQPATVMMKMENPPVESELLKVEGVTKVQYLTDKQIRVWFSGNNNITQSLITASVQHNWQLVEINLERSILDDVFKQLSQQS; translated from the coding sequence ATGAGCATCGTATTAAAAGTGGAGAACCTCTCCCACAGGTATGCTACTGCCTGGGCTATCCGTGATATCAACTTTGAGATCAGCCAAAATGGAGTGATCGGACTGCTCGGTTCCAACGGAGCCGGCAAATCCACCACCATGAATATCATCTGTGGCGTACTCAATCAAACAGAAGGTGAAGTATACATCAATGGCATCAATAAGCGGGAAGACCCCCGGCTCGCCAAAAAACAACTGGGCTTTCTTCCGCAAACGCCACCGGTGTATATGGACTTCACCGTGAATGAATACCTCACGTACGCAGCAGACCTGCGTTTCATCGAAAAAACAAAAGTGAAACAATCCGTGGCGGAAGTGATGGACAGAACGGGTATCAGTCATTTCAGTTCCAGGCTTATCAAGAACCTCTCCGGTGGTTATCGCCAACGGGTAGGTATAGCCCAGGCCATCATTCACAAACCGAGTATTGTAATTCTCGATGAGCCCACTACCGGCCTGGATCCCAACCAGATCATCGAAGCCAGGAAACTGATCAAGGAAATTGCGCAGGACCATACGATCTTATTGAGCTCTCACGTGCTTTCCGAGATCAACCTGCTATGCCGCGATATCATCATGATCGAAAGTGGCAGGATGGTATTCTCTGATTCCATGGACTCTTTCAATAATTATATCCAGCCTGCCACCGTGATGATGAAGATGGAGAATCCACCTGTTGAATCGGAGTTGCTCAAAGTGGAAGGAGTAACAAAAGTGCAATACCTCACAGACAAACAGATCCGGGTCTGGTTCAGCGGCAATAACAATATCACGCAATCCCTCATCACCGCCAGTGTGCAGCATAACTGGCAACTGGTGGAGATCAATCTCGAAAGGTCCATCCTGGATGATGTGTTCAAACAATTATCTCAACAATCCTAA
- a CDS encoding MutS-related protein, whose amino-acid sequence MSFSIDRQSQEELNLMGKFRQGSVYSIFNQVKTRGGERLLDELFKNPLTDENSINQRTAVFKFFQQSKLPFPFDPQQVLLMQEYTDQSGSGSQFSVYASVMLKKTLSSLTRDERYKALIQGLQATIMTLKKCLGIVELLHSMQGPFQQRTAEIRTILHARQMAALIDTDIYSGISVKKIAEYDHLLKNTFNQQVVMVLQFIAELDVNIAVGDIAATKGFTWAVALPKHKNVFNAADLKHPSIDKAIGNSIAMKENSNVIFLTGANMAGKSTWMKTIGISMYLAHLGFPVAATSMEFSVREGIYSSINVADNIALGYSHFYAEVVRVKNAADATRTGKHLLLMFDELFKGTNVKDAFDGTLAVTEAFSEYANCLFIVSTHIIEVGEQLKNRNNIQFNYMPTILDGNVPAILTD is encoded by the coding sequence ATGAGTTTTAGTATAGACAGACAATCCCAGGAGGAGCTCAACCTGATGGGCAAGTTCAGGCAGGGATCTGTGTATTCGATCTTCAACCAGGTGAAAACAAGAGGAGGGGAGCGATTGCTGGATGAGCTGTTCAAAAATCCGCTGACCGATGAGAACAGCATCAACCAAAGGACAGCTGTATTCAAATTCTTTCAGCAGTCAAAGCTGCCGTTTCCCTTTGATCCGCAACAGGTATTACTGATGCAGGAGTATACAGATCAGTCTGGTTCCGGCAGTCAGTTTAGTGTGTATGCCAGCGTTATGCTGAAGAAAACATTGTCGTCACTTACGCGTGATGAGCGGTACAAAGCATTGATCCAGGGATTGCAGGCCACCATCATGACTTTGAAGAAATGTTTGGGCATTGTAGAATTATTACATTCCATGCAGGGCCCTTTTCAGCAACGGACAGCCGAAATCAGGACTATACTGCATGCCCGGCAAATGGCCGCACTGATTGATACCGATATCTATTCGGGTATTTCTGTTAAAAAGATAGCAGAGTATGATCACCTGCTGAAGAATACATTCAATCAGCAGGTTGTAATGGTGCTGCAGTTCATAGCAGAGCTGGATGTGAATATTGCTGTAGGAGATATCGCAGCAACAAAAGGGTTTACCTGGGCTGTAGCATTGCCGAAGCATAAGAATGTTTTCAATGCCGCTGACCTGAAACATCCATCAATTGATAAAGCCATCGGCAATTCCATTGCAATGAAGGAGAACAGTAATGTGATCTTTCTCACCGGCGCCAATATGGCCGGCAAATCCACCTGGATGAAAACCATTGGCATCAGCATGTACCTGGCGCATCTGGGATTTCCTGTGGCGGCAACTTCGATGGAATTTTCTGTGCGGGAGGGGATCTATTCCAGCATCAACGTAGCGGATAATATCGCTCTTGGATATAGCCATTTCTATGCGGAAGTGGTGCGGGTGAAAAATGCCGCTGACGCTACACGCACTGGTAAACATCTCCTGCTGATGTTCGATGAGCTCTTCAAAGGCACCAACGTGAAAGATGCATTCGACGGCACGCTTGCCGTTACAGAAGCTTTCTCGGAATACGCGAACTGTCTTTTTATTGTGAGCACACATATCATTGAAGTGGGTGAACAATTGAAAAACAGGAATAATATACAATTCAATTATATGCCCACCATTCTCGATGGAAATGTTCCCGCTATACTTACAGATTGA
- a CDS encoding ABC transporter permease subunit: MKIIFKIARAELRTLFYSPVAWFVIFLFYVITAAVFSFGLEDASNFQELIRDLQPEWQGFPGIGGMLVDGMRNKLMGYIYLFIPLLTMGIINREISNGTIKLLYSSPVTTREIVLGKYLGLVIFNMLLVLIFALMLTSIYFVVENGEYKWYLSVLLGTFLLINTYAAIGLFISCLTTYQIVAAMITFTVFFVLSVIGGLWQQYDLVRDLTFALSINGKADRMLNGLITSRDIIYFLIIIMLFIGFALIKLKSTQESGRKKITIGKYILLTMLVVLIGYVSSRPGYIAYFDLTKNKLNTVHPAVQEAIAELDGSPVTVTLYTNLLEKYAFAGLPQSRNGYIWGVWEQYIRFYPNLQFKYEYYYDTMDGDSSLYYEYPGKSLEEIVAIEAEIKGIRPSIFKKPETIRKQIDLSSEGKRLIMQLEYNGKKEWLRTYSDATVWPEQNHVAAVFKRLTRKENVKIQFATGHYERDPFDHAGRNYGFLITGKGRHTLLNNGVDADTVSLAARDIPAKTNLLVVADPRSAYSEAELQKISDHIDKGGNTIFYLEPGKETILEPVLKQLGVHPVAGTIVQPDAHEMPHIFYAPMTRAGNYLAKEPAMEDFQQYRFPGVKVQHEGTLHLEYEAKNGFSIEPVITKEGDEKSWIENGILVVDSAAPIFNASEGDLRKEEYVTALKLTRRIGNREQRIIVTGDADFITPSRIVMSQINSALYSWGLDNKYPIYCNSPMAPDKYVKITHAQSKFLMVIYMYVASGALLLAAIVLLVRRKRK; encoded by the coding sequence ATGAAGATTATTTTCAAGATAGCGCGGGCCGAACTGAGGACCTTGTTTTATTCTCCTGTTGCCTGGTTTGTGATCTTTCTTTTCTATGTGATCACTGCAGCTGTTTTTAGTTTCGGTTTGGAGGATGCCAGTAATTTCCAGGAACTGATTCGCGATCTGCAACCTGAATGGCAGGGATTCCCGGGGATCGGAGGTATGTTGGTAGATGGCATGCGCAACAAACTGATGGGATATATTTATCTCTTTATTCCCTTACTGACAATGGGGATCATCAACCGGGAGATCAGCAATGGCACCATCAAACTACTCTATTCTTCTCCGGTTACAACCAGGGAGATCGTATTGGGGAAATACCTTGGTCTGGTGATCTTCAACATGCTGCTGGTACTGATTTTCGCGCTCATGCTCACCTCTATTTATTTTGTGGTTGAGAACGGAGAATACAAATGGTATTTGTCTGTGTTGCTGGGAACTTTCCTGCTGATCAATACCTATGCAGCTATTGGCCTGTTCATTTCCTGTTTGACCACCTACCAGATAGTGGCGGCGATGATCACATTCACGGTCTTCTTTGTGCTCTCCGTTATTGGCGGTCTCTGGCAGCAATACGACCTGGTACGTGATCTCACTTTTGCACTTTCTATTAATGGAAAAGCAGATCGCATGTTGAATGGTCTGATCACCAGCAGGGATATTATCTATTTTCTGATCATCATCATGCTGTTCATTGGTTTTGCCCTGATCAAACTAAAAAGTACGCAGGAATCCGGCAGGAAAAAGATAACCATCGGCAAATACATCTTGCTGACAATGCTGGTGGTATTGATCGGATATGTCAGCTCAAGGCCCGGCTACATTGCCTATTTCGATCTTACCAAAAATAAGTTGAATACAGTGCATCCTGCTGTTCAGGAAGCCATTGCAGAACTGGATGGTTCTCCCGTTACCGTTACCTTATATACCAATTTGCTGGAGAAATATGCTTTTGCTGGTCTCCCTCAATCCCGCAACGGGTATATCTGGGGAGTATGGGAACAATATATCAGGTTCTATCCCAACCTGCAATTCAAATACGAATATTATTATGATACCATGGATGGCGACAGTTCCCTGTATTACGAGTACCCCGGCAAATCACTGGAAGAGATAGTTGCCATTGAAGCGGAAATAAAAGGTATCCGTCCATCTATTTTCAAAAAGCCGGAAACGATCAGGAAACAGATCGATTTGTCGTCTGAAGGTAAGCGCCTGATCATGCAGTTGGAATATAATGGAAAAAAGGAATGGCTGAGAACATATTCAGATGCAACTGTGTGGCCTGAACAAAACCATGTTGCTGCAGTATTCAAAAGGCTGACGAGGAAGGAAAACGTAAAGATCCAGTTTGCAACAGGGCATTACGAGCGCGACCCGTTTGATCATGCTGGCAGGAACTATGGTTTTCTGATCACTGGAAAAGGCCGGCATACGCTGCTCAATAATGGGGTGGATGCGGATACTGTTTCCCTCGCTGCCAGAGACATACCAGCCAAAACCAATCTGCTGGTAGTAGCCGATCCCAGGTCTGCCTATAGTGAAGCTGAGCTTCAAAAGATCAGTGATCATATCGATAAAGGCGGCAATACTATATTTTATCTGGAGCCTGGAAAGGAGACGATCCTGGAACCTGTTCTCAAACAACTGGGAGTGCATCCTGTTGCAGGTACTATCGTTCAACCCGATGCACATGAAATGCCGCATATCTTTTATGCTCCTATGACGCGGGCTGGTAATTACCTGGCAAAGGAACCAGCCATGGAAGATTTCCAGCAATACAGATTCCCTGGAGTGAAGGTTCAACATGAGGGTACATTACACCTGGAATATGAAGCAAAAAATGGCTTCAGTATCGAGCCTGTGATCACAAAAGAAGGCGATGAGAAATCCTGGATCGAGAATGGCATACTGGTAGTTGATTCTGCCGCTCCCATCTTCAATGCATCCGAAGGCGATCTCAGAAAAGAGGAATATGTAACTGCCCTGAAACTGACCCGGAGGATAGGGAACAGGGAGCAAAGGATCATCGTTACCGGTGATGCGGATTTTATTACACCATCGCGGATCGTAATGTCTCAGATCAATTCAGCATTGTACAGCTGGGGACTCGATAATAAATACCCCATTTACTGCAATTCCCCGATGGCGCCGGACAAGTACGTGAAAATTACCCATGCTCAGTCGAAGTTCCTGATGGTTATTTATATGTATGTAGCTTCTGGTGCATTGCTGCTGGCGGCCATCGTGCTGCTGGTGCGCAGAAAAAGAAAATAA
- a CDS encoding flavin monoamine oxidase family protein: MKSAKTNLVYLLQQAYKKAFREKNKLQPPSNGPVEGGMSRKKFIRNIALSAPALFIPDLLEAGTGYFDPSGAPAKVAIVGAGIAGLNACNILSKIPGVEVTVYEASKRAGGRIFTAKNLLGDGITTELGAEFIDTSHETMFGLVQQYQLETMDCVKDIRDNKLVEHTYYFGGRKRNEQEIIAEFKKMIPQLQKDKTDMENEELGRELDKLSLKAYLEKFDLKPWFSDLLYWAFTAEFGMEADELNCLNFIDLIGIDDENKFDIFGDSDERFKIKGGNQTLMDAMANDFAAQIKYSHRLTRLTKAGEDTILHFEDGSTAQASYVLIAIPFTLLRNVTFELKNEIPPAKKKMIEEYGYGTNSKFLMGFKDRIWRRQGRSGYVINETIQNGWDNSQLQNNNTGDGGYTVFLGGKEGEQMTNTELLRNKFLRHLQKVYKGIKKQYNGKQSVFNWSRFQYAKGSYACIRKGQWYDIDTTEMMAPVENIYFAGEHCCEKFQGFMEGGARTGKLAAEAMQKAIAQKLALRTVRETAAV, translated from the coding sequence ATGAAATCTGCCAAAACTAACCTTGTATATCTGCTTCAACAGGCCTATAAAAAGGCATTCCGGGAAAAGAACAAATTACAACCACCTTCCAATGGGCCGGTAGAAGGCGGGATGTCCAGAAAGAAATTCATCAGGAATATTGCATTGAGCGCACCGGCCTTATTCATTCCGGATCTCCTGGAAGCAGGAACCGGCTACTTTGATCCATCCGGTGCCCCCGCAAAAGTAGCCATAGTTGGTGCAGGCATAGCAGGATTGAATGCCTGCAATATCTTATCAAAGATACCCGGTGTTGAAGTAACTGTGTATGAAGCAAGCAAACGCGCAGGAGGCCGGATTTTCACAGCAAAGAATTTATTGGGAGATGGTATTACCACTGAACTGGGAGCCGAATTTATAGATACCAGTCATGAAACGATGTTTGGTCTTGTTCAGCAATACCAGCTGGAAACAATGGACTGCGTAAAAGATATCCGGGATAATAAACTGGTGGAGCATACATATTATTTCGGAGGCAGGAAACGCAACGAACAGGAGATCATTGCAGAATTCAAAAAGATGATCCCGCAATTGCAAAAAGATAAAACGGATATGGAAAACGAAGAACTGGGAAGGGAGCTGGATAAATTATCCCTGAAAGCATACCTGGAAAAATTTGACCTGAAGCCCTGGTTTTCCGATCTGCTCTACTGGGCTTTCACTGCCGAGTTCGGAATGGAAGCTGATGAATTGAATTGCCTCAATTTTATCGACCTGATTGGTATCGATGATGAGAATAAATTCGACATATTCGGCGACAGTGATGAGCGTTTCAAGATCAAGGGAGGAAACCAAACACTGATGGATGCGATGGCCAATGATTTTGCAGCACAGATAAAATATTCGCACAGGCTCACCAGATTGACCAAAGCAGGTGAAGATACCATCCTGCATTTCGAGGATGGGTCAACCGCTCAGGCTTCATATGTATTGATCGCTATTCCGTTCACCTTGTTGCGGAACGTAACTTTTGAATTGAAAAATGAAATACCACCGGCGAAAAAGAAAATGATCGAGGAGTATGGATATGGTACAAACAGCAAGTTCCTCATGGGATTCAAAGACCGGATCTGGCGGCGTCAGGGTAGATCAGGCTACGTTATCAATGAAACCATTCAAAATGGCTGGGATAACAGCCAACTTCAAAATAACAATACTGGAGATGGTGGTTATACTGTGTTCCTGGGAGGCAAAGAAGGTGAGCAGATGACAAATACGGAACTTCTCCGGAACAAATTCCTGCGCCATCTTCAAAAAGTGTACAAAGGGATAAAGAAACAATACAACGGAAAGCAAAGCGTCTTTAACTGGTCCCGGTTCCAATATGCAAAAGGAAGTTATGCCTGTATCAGAAAAGGGCAGTGGTATGATATCGATACAACAGAGATGATGGCGCCTGTTGAGAATATTTATTTTGCCGGAGAGCACTGTTGTGAAAAGTTCCAGGGATTTATGGAAGGAGGTGCCAGAACCGGGAAGCTGGCAGCAGAAGCAATGCAGAAAGCGATTGCGCAAAAGCTGGCGCTAAGAACTGTGAGGGAGACTGCTGCGGTGTAA
- a CDS encoding Gldg family protein yields MRIIFKIARAELRTLFYSPVAWITIVVFFVISGIQFVTPLQFLAIKQELKIANSPSFGGFPGPLTLKLFLGTIGQFLQYLYLFIPLLTMGVINREENSGTMKLLSSSPVRIREIVLGKYTGLMLFNLVLMSAITFLLFTGYFTILHAEFSWYLSMLLGFFLLSSTYMAIGLFISSLTGYQIVAGIATFAALFVLSYMGNVLQQYDFIRDITWFLSLSGRVDPMIKGLITTRELFYFFLIIVLFLGLTMIRLKSKQESKKWTVTFSRNMALICTILMLGYFSSRPGYIGYLDVTRNKLNTIDTATQAVLKEMDGSQLTVTMYGNLLGRAMEASMPEKRNEYVWYFWDQYVRFYPNIKLKYVNYYDIKPGETMFQEAFPGKDIHQIAAQFAKIFKKDTAAFMKPHEVRKLIDLSREDKLGLLMELEYKGKKSILRTFQGTLWPEQPVVSGSIRRLTRPPVPKLLFTTGHYERSPWRNGEREFGPHTNEQERGVSLINYGMDCDTINLLHQEIPAATAVLVVGDPRSALQTVEQEKIKQFIAKGGNVYFYGEPEKQAMLNPLLNGIGVHLNEGRLVQPAQNATTDALMAAMNKTGNGMSRELAMQGAQLSDSTSGAGGSFWGTCDLSFKDTAGFRVEPILEIPGEKNLWVENGLFKADSAKPLFSPAEGDLQKDIYTTGVRLTRKINNKEQRIVVTSDADFMASRTGVPGGSIGAGIYSWLVYNEYPVYTRLIVPKDVMLTIGKQAGNMIWYMYVYVLPGALLLTGIIILIRRRRK; encoded by the coding sequence ATGAGAATTATATTCAAGATAGCCAGGGCAGAGTTAAGAACATTGTTCTATTCTCCTGTTGCCTGGATTACCATCGTAGTGTTTTTCGTGATCAGTGGCATTCAGTTCGTAACCCCGCTGCAATTCCTGGCCATCAAGCAGGAGTTGAAAATAGCCAATAGCCCGAGTTTTGGAGGTTTTCCCGGCCCCCTCACCTTAAAATTGTTCCTGGGCACCATTGGTCAGTTCCTGCAGTACCTGTATTTGTTTATACCACTCCTTACCATGGGAGTTATCAACCGGGAAGAGAATAGCGGCACTATGAAGTTGCTGAGCTCTTCACCTGTAAGGATAAGAGAAATTGTATTGGGGAAATACACGGGATTGATGTTGTTCAACCTGGTGTTGATGAGCGCTATCACTTTCTTGTTGTTTACCGGTTATTTTACCATCCTGCATGCGGAGTTCAGCTGGTATCTGTCTATGTTGCTGGGCTTCTTTTTACTTTCCAGTACTTATATGGCCATCGGATTGTTTATTTCAAGTCTGACAGGTTACCAGATAGTTGCCGGCATCGCCACTTTTGCTGCTCTTTTTGTGCTGAGCTATATGGGGAATGTATTGCAGCAATATGATTTCATCAGGGATATTACCTGGTTCCTGTCGCTGAGTGGAAGGGTTGATCCCATGATCAAAGGCTTGATCACTACCAGGGAGCTGTTTTACTTTTTCCTGATCATTGTTTTGTTCCTCGGTCTCACCATGATCAGGTTGAAAAGTAAACAGGAGTCGAAAAAATGGACAGTCACATTTTCCAGGAATATGGCCCTGATCTGTACTATACTGATGCTCGGATATTTCAGTTCCAGGCCGGGATATATTGGCTACCTGGATGTAACAAGGAATAAACTGAATACGATCGATACCGCTACGCAGGCAGTGCTGAAGGAAATGGACGGATCTCAGTTAACCGTTACGATGTACGGGAATTTACTGGGGAGAGCAATGGAAGCATCGATGCCTGAAAAAAGGAATGAATATGTTTGGTATTTCTGGGACCAGTATGTAAGATTCTATCCGAATATCAAACTGAAGTATGTTAACTACTATGATATCAAGCCAGGCGAGACCATGTTCCAGGAGGCATTTCCAGGCAAGGATATTCACCAGATCGCTGCGCAGTTTGCAAAGATCTTCAAAAAGGATACAGCTGCATTTATGAAACCACATGAAGTGCGTAAGCTGATAGATCTTTCGCGGGAAGACAAACTTGGTCTGCTGATGGAGCTGGAATATAAAGGGAAGAAATCAATACTCAGGACTTTTCAAGGTACTCTTTGGCCGGAACAACCTGTTGTATCCGGAAGTATCCGGAGGCTGACCAGGCCCCCCGTTCCAAAGTTGTTGTTTACTACCGGGCATTACGAACGAAGCCCCTGGCGGAATGGTGAAAGGGAATTCGGGCCGCATACAAATGAACAGGAGAGGGGTGTATCCCTGATCAATTATGGAATGGATTGTGACACCATCAATCTGCTGCACCAGGAAATTCCTGCAGCAACTGCCGTTCTTGTAGTGGGAGATCCGAGATCTGCATTACAAACTGTTGAACAGGAAAAAATAAAACAATTCATAGCAAAAGGCGGGAATGTATATTTCTATGGAGAGCCGGAGAAACAGGCTATGTTGAATCCGCTCCTTAACGGGATCGGTGTTCACCTGAATGAAGGAAGACTGGTGCAACCAGCCCAAAATGCAACTACTGATGCTTTAATGGCAGCGATGAATAAGACAGGTAATGGAATGTCAAGAGAACTGGCAATGCAGGGAGCCCAACTATCAGATAGTACCTCAGGCGCCGGTGGATCCTTTTGGGGTACCTGCGATCTAAGCTTTAAAGATACCGCCGGTTTTCGGGTAGAACCCATTCTGGAAATTCCCGGAGAAAAAAACTTATGGGTGGAAAACGGATTGTTCAAGGCAGACTCTGCCAAACCTTTGTTCTCCCCTGCAGAAGGCGACCTTCAAAAAGATATCTATACAACCGGCGTAAGGCTCACCAGGAAAATCAACAATAAAGAACAGCGGATAGTGGTAACAAGTGATGCAGACTTTATGGCAAGCCGTACAGGAGTTCCCGGAGGATCGATCGGTGCAGGTATTTACAGCTGGCTGGTCTATAACGAATACCCGGTATATACAAGACTTATTGTACCGAAGGATGTTATGCTCACCATTGGTAAGCAGGCTGGCAATATGATCTGGTATATGTATGTATATGTGCTACCCGGCGCATTGCTGCTAACGGGTATCATTATACTCATCAGAAGAAGGAGAAAGTAA
- a CDS encoding VOC family protein produces the protein MQKIIPHLWFDKEAKKAANFYTSIFPNSRIIDSYVLRNTPSGDCDVLSFELWGQEFMCISAGPFFKFNPSVSFMVNFDPLFFEDASDRNEAAKDALSKLWEKLSDGGKVLMELGEYPFSSRYGWVQDKYGVSWQLIFTDPEGEPRPPIVPSILFVKENYGKAEEAINFYLSVFRNSKAGSMHKYPAGMAPDKEGAVMYADLQLEGKWFSLMESAHEHGFQFNEAISFMVNCDDQAEIDYYWSKLSAVKESEQCGWVKDKYGLSWQISPKELEEMMRSGTQEQVDRVTQAFLPMKKLDIAKIREAFR, from the coding sequence ATGCAAAAGATCATTCCACATTTATGGTTCGACAAAGAAGCAAAGAAGGCCGCAAACTTCTACACATCGATTTTTCCAAATTCCAGGATCATCGATTCCTATGTGCTTCGCAATACACCCAGCGGTGATTGTGATGTATTGAGCTTTGAACTCTGGGGACAGGAATTTATGTGCATCAGTGCCGGTCCATTTTTCAAGTTCAACCCTTCTGTTTCCTTTATGGTGAATTTTGATCCATTGTTCTTCGAAGATGCTTCTGACCGCAATGAAGCGGCTAAAGATGCACTCAGCAAACTCTGGGAAAAGTTATCTGATGGAGGCAAGGTTTTGATGGAGCTGGGCGAATACCCATTCAGCAGTCGCTACGGGTGGGTACAGGACAAATACGGCGTTTCCTGGCAACTGATCTTCACCGATCCGGAAGGTGAACCGCGTCCTCCGATCGTGCCTTCCATTTTATTTGTAAAAGAGAATTATGGAAAAGCGGAAGAAGCCATCAATTTTTATCTTTCTGTTTTCAGGAATTCAAAAGCCGGCAGTATGCACAAGTACCCGGCAGGAATGGCGCCCGATAAGGAAGGCGCCGTTATGTACGCCGATCTCCAATTGGAAGGCAAATGGTTTTCATTGATGGAAAGCGCCCACGAACATGGATTCCAATTCAATGAAGCGATATCTTTTATGGTGAATTGTGATGATCAGGCAGAGATCGATTATTACTGGAGTAAATTGTCTGCAGTGAAAGAATCTGAACAATGCGGCTGGGTAAAGGATAAATATGGACTGAGCTGGCAGATCAGCCCAAAAGAACTGGAAGAGATGATGCGATCAGGCACACAGGAACAGGTGGACCGGGTTACGCAGGCATTCCTGCCGATGAAGAAACTGGATATCGCGAAAATCAGGGAGGCTTTCCGTTAA